The following proteins are co-located in the Deinococcus radiotolerans genome:
- a CDS encoding ABC transporter permease, whose protein sequence is MTPAPDRTLAWTLARAHLRRRRTQNVLTILGIAVGVMALIAALSLTNGFTQALISATLRASPHLSLTAYSPSGPNAELERAMSDDPRVLAFTPFLADKGLLTRPASEGRAAGVDFTTLFGVGPAAARVLELPPEERAMLGSLKDGEVMLGAALARSVGAFRGEQVRLLNSGQRRTALNVRGVFQTGNYLIDSAYAFTNLKTLQTLQGTANITGYQLRLHNPNLAPTVGENLTRTRAYAALPWQSLYGTLLDQLALQKKVIAFVVLLIVVVAAFGIANVLTLAVFEKTQEIAILRAIGATRALITRVFLMEGLILGLGGLLLGNLLGLGISAYFTVRPFTLPGDLYFITTLPVEVKLTDILAVNAVGLTTTLLAALIPARRAASVEPGRIIR, encoded by the coding sequence ATGACCCCCGCCCCCGACCGGACGCTCGCCTGGACCCTGGCCCGCGCGCACCTGCGCCGCCGCCGCACCCAGAACGTCCTGACCATCCTGGGCATTGCTGTGGGCGTCATGGCGCTGATCGCCGCGCTGAGCCTCACCAACGGCTTCACCCAGGCGCTGATCAGCGCCACGCTGCGCGCCAGTCCCCACCTGAGCCTCACCGCGTACAGCCCCAGCGGTCCCAACGCCGAACTGGAACGCGCCATGAGCGACGACCCGCGTGTCCTGGCGTTCACGCCCTTCCTGGCCGACAAGGGCCTCCTCACCCGCCCCGCCAGTGAGGGGCGCGCCGCCGGTGTGGACTTCACCACGCTGTTCGGCGTGGGCCCAGCTGCCGCGCGCGTCCTGGAACTGCCCCCCGAGGAGCGCGCCATGCTGGGCAGTCTGAAAGACGGCGAGGTCATGCTGGGCGCCGCCCTGGCCCGCAGCGTCGGGGCGTTCCGCGGCGAGCAGGTGCGGCTCCTGAACAGCGGGCAGCGCCGCACCGCCCTGAACGTCCGCGGCGTGTTCCAGACCGGCAACTACCTGATTGATTCGGCGTACGCCTTCACGAACCTGAAGACCCTTCAGACTCTGCAGGGCACCGCGAACATCACCGGGTATCAGCTGCGCCTGCACAACCCGAACCTGGCCCCAACGGTCGGGGAGAACCTGACCCGCACCCGCGCGTACGCCGCGCTGCCCTGGCAGAGCCTGTACGGCACCCTGCTCGACCAGCTGGCCCTGCAGAAGAAGGTCATTGCGTTCGTGGTGCTCCTGATCGTCGTGGTTGCCGCGTTCGGCATTGCCAACGTCCTGACGCTCGCGGTGTTCGAGAAGACCCAGGAGATCGCCATCCTGCGCGCCATCGGCGCCACGCGCGCCCTGATCACCCGCGTGTTCCTCATGGAGGGCCTGATCCTGGGCCTGGGCGGCCTGCTGCTGGGGAACCTGCTGGGCCTGGGCATCAGCGCGTACTTCACGGTGCGGCCCTTCACGCTGCCCGGCGACCTGTACTTCATCACGACGCTGCCCGTCGAGGTGAAACTCACCGATATCCTTGCCGTGAACGCCGTCGGCCTGACCACCACCCTGCTGGCCGCGTTGATCCCCGCCCGGCGCGCCGCGAGCGTCGAGCCGGGCCGCATCATCCGCTGA
- a CDS encoding 4a-hydroxytetrahydrobiopterin dehydratase — MAYDPRISYDPTRKLTDGDVLSSKPDGWWGDAGKLYRDFPFPNFMDGVNFAVRVAQHAEERGHHPDIHIHYHYVRVNYYTHDAGGVTQLDLDAAQALNDLLAGDAPA; from the coding sequence ATGGCGTACGACCCCCGCATCAGCTATGACCCCACCCGCAAACTGACCGACGGTGACGTCCTGAGCAGCAAACCTGACGGCTGGTGGGGCGACGCCGGGAAGCTGTACCGCGACTTCCCCTTCCCGAACTTCATGGACGGCGTGAACTTCGCCGTGCGCGTCGCCCAGCACGCCGAGGAACGTGGTCACCACCCGGACATTCACATCCACTACCACTACGTGCGCGTGAACTACTACACGCACGACGCGGGCGGCGTCACCCAGCTGGACCTGGACGCCGCGCAGGCCCTCAACGACCTGCTGGCCGGAGACGCCCCCGCTTGA
- a CDS encoding cyclase family protein: MLTFPHDISRLLTPGHPNWPGDAPFRVNPGARIAAGDSVNTGELCTSTHTGTHVDAPWHYDDAGVKLQDVPLAVYMGRCRVLGVTARDGAVPADALADLPDTLPPRLLLRTGQPAHWAAFPQDFPALSPEFVRAAAQRGVRLLGTDCPSVDALTSKDLPGHAACRDAHVFILESLNLAGVPDGEYDLMCLPLPLAEVDGAPARAVLLPAGTLPKAGPAASW; the protein is encoded by the coding sequence ATGCTGACCTTCCCGCACGACATCTCCCGCCTGCTCACCCCTGGTCATCCGAACTGGCCGGGGGACGCGCCCTTCCGGGTGAATCCGGGCGCGCGGATCGCGGCGGGAGACAGCGTGAACACCGGCGAGCTGTGCACGAGCACGCACACGGGCACGCACGTGGACGCGCCGTGGCATTACGACGATGCGGGCGTGAAACTGCAGGACGTGCCGCTCGCGGTGTACATGGGCCGCTGCCGGGTGCTGGGCGTGACGGCGCGGGACGGGGCGGTCCCCGCCGACGCCCTGGCGGACCTGCCGGACACCCTGCCGCCCCGGCTGCTGCTGCGCACCGGTCAGCCCGCGCACTGGGCGGCGTTCCCGCAGGACTTCCCGGCCCTCTCCCCTGAGTTCGTGCGGGCCGCGGCGCAGCGCGGGGTGCGACTGCTCGGCACGGACTGCCCCAGCGTGGACGCGCTGACCAGCAAGGACCTGCCGGGGCACGCGGCGTGCCGCGACGCGCACGTGTTCATCCTGGAGAGCCTGAATCTGGCGGGCGTCCCGGATGGCGAGTACGACCTGATGTGCCTGCCGCTGCCGCTGGCCGAGGTGGACGGCGCGCCGGCCCGCGCGGTGCTGCTGCCCGCCGGGACCCTGCCCAAGGCAGGTCCGGCGGCTAGCTGGTGA
- a CDS encoding acyl-CoA thioesterase, whose protein sequence is MKLRIPDADILWADVPDTRRHEQTVTVSPADLDDLHHVNNTVYLAWCEDVARAHALRLGMGTEALIGLGAVPVARQHIINYHRPALLGDTVRVRTALTLHAGVRSVRAYALDRLNPGDPAEGVRLAECQTEWVWVDPASGRPKRAPAEVSAAFGFTS, encoded by the coding sequence TTGAAGCTCCGCATTCCCGACGCGGACATCCTCTGGGCGGACGTCCCGGACACCCGCCGCCACGAGCAGACCGTGACGGTCAGCCCGGCTGATCTGGACGACCTGCACCACGTGAACAACACCGTGTACCTCGCCTGGTGCGAGGACGTCGCCCGCGCGCACGCCCTGCGCCTGGGCATGGGCACCGAGGCCCTGATCGGCCTGGGCGCTGTGCCCGTCGCGCGGCAACACATCATCAACTACCACAGGCCCGCCCTGCTGGGCGACACCGTGCGCGTCCGCACGGCGCTGACCCTGCACGCCGGGGTGCGCAGCGTCCGCGCCTACGCCCTGGACCGCCTGAATCCCGGCGATCCTGCCGAAGGCGTTCGGCTCGCGGAATGCCAGACCGAATGGGTCTGGGTGGACCCCGCCTCTGGTCGCCCCAAACGCGCGCCCGCCGAGGTGAGCGCCGCCTTCGGCTTCACCAGCTAG
- a CDS encoding S8/S53 family peptidase, with protein sequence MTRSACPARLTALSLTLPFALLGTAPGQSAPTPSRTPPTLAAVRPAGLFPEAAAPGETAWIYGLTGVPAAGQLNVGGQGAAYRLDRDSGWLAFTVPRNAAGGPQNITLRGAPQTLRLNVLTVPPGTAALLYVRPEAVKTVQAEYRGRLQVLAERCATRCPQEVQATLSGLSAQPPPTLTPVRVPVRGATPPAAAPLAAPRAPQLTLNALRATTLTQLLSPAVRGAAAPADSICSALAGTVPAAGLPLGQVLTLLELVFAGDLQTDPTRVGWPDQAQDPPYAKAAPADVLARLLNLRSAGGKGVTIHVLDTASAADDPFTYSGQYYNVSFTGRSGHGRAIGQIAQVVAPGAGVTYRQVCGADGTCSTLKTVQALCAVADEARRGGRHVVNLSVGSPNPTRGLELALRELAGLGVPTAASYGNRDDCPRLSPGDRCNHYPADWTRSFEFGPAITFASRSLRPTMLLSVAGWDLAGRQLATYNRGVGNPGVLTEPPSVQAPGEFWLGAPTFPYFGTSFAAPVVSGVLARWMSCQSGVPLLPLVTASDQPPIAPAVSNACP encoded by the coding sequence ATGACTCGATCCGCCTGCCCCGCCCGCCTCACCGCCCTGAGCCTGACGTTGCCGTTCGCTCTGCTGGGGACCGCGCCCGGCCAGTCGGCCCCCACCCCATCACGGACGCCGCCCACCCTGGCCGCGGTGCGCCCAGCCGGACTGTTCCCCGAGGCCGCCGCGCCCGGCGAGACCGCCTGGATCTACGGCCTGACTGGCGTGCCCGCAGCAGGGCAGCTGAATGTCGGCGGGCAGGGCGCTGCGTACCGCTTGGACCGCGACAGTGGCTGGCTGGCCTTCACGGTGCCCCGGAACGCCGCCGGTGGGCCGCAGAACATCACCCTGCGCGGCGCCCCCCAGACCCTGAGGCTGAACGTGCTGACCGTGCCGCCTGGTACCGCCGCCCTGCTGTACGTCCGTCCGGAGGCGGTGAAGACCGTGCAGGCGGAGTACCGCGGCCGACTGCAGGTGCTGGCTGAACGCTGCGCCACGCGCTGTCCGCAGGAGGTGCAGGCGACCCTCAGCGGCCTGAGCGCGCAGCCGCCGCCCACGCTGACGCCCGTGCGTGTCCCCGTGCGGGGCGCGACCCCGCCAGCCGCGGCGCCCCTGGCGGCCCCCCGCGCGCCTCAGCTGACCCTGAACGCCCTGCGCGCCACCACCCTGACCCAGCTGCTCAGCCCGGCCGTGCGGGGAGCAGCGGCGCCCGCTGACTCCATCTGCTCGGCGCTGGCCGGCACCGTGCCCGCCGCTGGCCTGCCGCTGGGACAGGTGCTCACGCTGCTGGAACTCGTCTTCGCCGGGGACCTGCAGACCGACCCCACCCGCGTCGGCTGGCCCGACCAGGCGCAGGACCCGCCCTACGCGAAGGCTGCGCCCGCGGACGTGCTGGCCCGGTTGCTGAACCTCCGGTCCGCGGGTGGCAAGGGCGTGACCATTCACGTGCTCGACACGGCCAGCGCGGCCGATGATCCCTTCACGTACAGCGGGCAGTACTACAACGTCAGCTTCACGGGCCGCTCCGGTCACGGCCGCGCCATCGGGCAGATTGCGCAGGTGGTCGCGCCGGGCGCGGGCGTCACGTACCGGCAGGTGTGCGGCGCGGACGGCACCTGCTCCACCCTGAAGACCGTGCAGGCCCTGTGTGCTGTCGCGGACGAGGCGCGGCGCGGCGGGCGGCACGTCGTGAACCTCAGCGTGGGCAGCCCGAACCCCACGCGCGGCCTGGAACTCGCGCTGCGGGAACTGGCGGGCCTGGGCGTTCCCACGGCCGCCAGCTACGGCAACCGCGACGACTGCCCGCGCCTGAGCCCCGGGGACCGCTGCAACCACTACCCCGCGGACTGGACGCGCTCCTTCGAGTTCGGCCCGGCCATCACCTTCGCGTCGCGCAGCCTGCGGCCCACCATGCTGCTCAGCGTGGCCGGGTGGGACCTCGCGGGCCGGCAGCTGGCCACGTACAACCGGGGCGTGGGCAACCCGGGCGTGCTGACCGAGCCGCCCAGTGTGCAGGCCCCCGGTGAGTTCTGGCTGGGCGCGCCCACGTTCCCGTACTTCGGGACGAGTTTCGCCGCGCCGGTCGTGAGTGGGGTGCTGGCCCGCTGGATGAGCTGCCAGTCCGGCGTGCCGCTGCTCCCGCTCGTGACGGCCAGCGATCAGCCGCCCATCGCGCCAGCGGTGAGCAACGCCTGCCCCTGA
- a CDS encoding 3D domain-containing protein, whose protein sequence is MFQPSIRRLHALIVALLGFAGATPALPASSIATDAVRDALAQTAPAQNSAQQAAQNRAAGVAATQQASDTVAYTPIRGKSVIARSTAYNSTPGQTDASPFITATGTRTRPGVIALSRDLLRIFPYGTRVMIEDLSGKYSGMLKNRVFIVEDTMAARKTNSVDVWMPTRSEALNWGARQIRITAVR, encoded by the coding sequence ATGTTTCAACCGTCCATTCGCCGACTGCACGCCCTGATCGTGGCTCTGCTCGGCTTCGCTGGCGCCACCCCCGCACTCCCCGCCAGCAGCATCGCCACCGACGCCGTCCGCGACGCCCTGGCCCAGACCGCCCCCGCCCAGAACAGTGCCCAGCAGGCCGCGCAGAACCGCGCCGCCGGCGTGGCCGCCACCCAGCAGGCCAGCGATACCGTCGCCTACACGCCCATCCGCGGCAAGAGCGTCATCGCGCGCAGCACCGCCTACAACAGCACGCCCGGCCAGACCGACGCGTCGCCGTTCATCACGGCCACCGGCACCCGCACCCGCCCCGGCGTGATTGCCCTGTCCCGCGACCTCCTGCGCATCTTCCCGTACGGCACCCGCGTCATGATCGAGGACCTGAGCGGCAAGTACAGCGGCATGCTCAAGAACCGCGTCTTCATCGTCGAGGACACCATGGCCGCCCGCAAGACCAACTCCGTGGACGTCTGGATGCCCACCCGCAGCGAAGCCCTGAACTGGGGCGCCCGGCAGATCCGCATCACTGCCGTCCGCTGA
- a CDS encoding tetratricopeptide repeat protein, which yields MTLRTLGALSVEGVTFRREKVLLLLAYLCLEGPQPRRRLADLFWPDATNPMNSLAQHLVHLRGLPGALAEDGPRVAAAMPCDAAQLRDLTRRGRHEEAAALYGGPFMDALTIPLGADLEEWVFDTRDAMGQAARAALTALAAQAAAHGQRVRAGELAAQALTLDGAPPPDELDLPRLHHLLTLAGHPLAAQVDRDARSLGLNLSAAPAPVSAPFVGRETELSALSSLTPGQTAWISGHAGMGKTALLEALARSGGWTVLPGRADPPYATLAPLTGAPPTTPHAALSALRDVKLRVAVDGWDTTDPATQGALAQAAAARPGAVIVLAGRGHPPFDVDLHLHLGPLTPEDLRAHPDLHARTDGHPVLVGHALRGQPLDLRLGARVRAYPEHVRDTFLLLALQDQPNLRATRAALNLDADTFARTLASLTTEGLTSETGRVYAAATIREHLHQIHVHAALLHLRLARALPGDAAWPHYDRSRDLWEDADETRAAHAARQHAQAQLKRGHPGQAAALLDTLTHLPALAVTHAWALIGVGRYQDALNRLTALSAHDQQVSDALAARAVTLIRLGRTDEAVALADQISGSGPDAAHAASVRAHAARMREQWEDARRHATLAAQLWNLHGDDEAQLTELGMVARAQVGLGEAPDAVFEPLLERARGIPSARSRLLLNYVMLLGALGQHGQAEALYPDLMQALQDAGDTFGLANVHINRGVDAHERGDLTSAAEQYRAAITYLRGTGNTRLLGVALSNLSEIDHNLSAFEDALTLLAAAGQHDLVAQIRRNAQLTTP from the coding sequence ATGACCCTGCGGACGCTCGGCGCCCTGTCCGTGGAAGGCGTGACCTTCCGCCGGGAGAAGGTCCTGCTGCTCCTGGCGTACCTGTGCCTGGAGGGCCCCCAGCCGCGCCGACGCCTCGCGGACCTGTTCTGGCCCGACGCGACCAACCCCATGAACTCCCTGGCGCAGCACCTCGTGCACCTGCGCGGCCTGCCGGGCGCCCTGGCCGAGGACGGACCGCGCGTGGCCGCCGCGATGCCCTGCGACGCGGCGCAGCTGCGCGACCTGACCCGCCGCGGCCGCCACGAGGAGGCCGCCGCGCTGTACGGCGGGCCGTTCATGGACGCCCTGACGATCCCGCTGGGCGCCGACCTGGAGGAATGGGTCTTCGACACCCGGGACGCCATGGGTCAGGCCGCCCGCGCCGCCCTGACCGCGCTGGCCGCCCAGGCTGCCGCGCACGGTCAGCGGGTCCGCGCCGGGGAACTTGCCGCGCAGGCCCTGACGCTGGACGGCGCCCCACCCCCCGACGAGCTGGACCTGCCCAGGCTGCACCACCTCCTGACCCTCGCGGGGCATCCCCTGGCCGCGCAGGTGGACCGGGACGCCCGCAGCCTCGGCCTGAACCTCAGCGCCGCGCCCGCCCCGGTGAGCGCCCCCTTCGTGGGCCGCGAGACGGAACTGAGTGCCCTGAGCAGCCTGACACCCGGCCAGACCGCCTGGATCAGCGGGCACGCCGGGATGGGCAAGACAGCCCTCCTCGAAGCGCTGGCGCGCAGCGGCGGCTGGACCGTCCTGCCCGGCCGCGCCGACCCGCCCTACGCCACCCTGGCCCCCCTGACGGGCGCGCCCCCCACCACGCCCCACGCCGCCCTGAGTGCCCTGCGGGACGTTAAGCTGCGCGTCGCCGTGGACGGCTGGGACACCACCGATCCAGCCACGCAGGGCGCGCTGGCGCAGGCGGCCGCCGCGCGTCCCGGCGCGGTCATCGTTCTGGCTGGACGCGGCCACCCACCTTTCGACGTGGACCTGCACCTGCACCTGGGCCCACTGACCCCGGAGGACCTGCGCGCCCACCCGGACCTGCACGCCCGCACCGACGGGCACCCCGTCCTGGTGGGGCACGCCCTGCGCGGCCAGCCGCTGGACCTGCGCCTGGGCGCGCGCGTCCGCGCGTACCCCGAACACGTCCGGGACACGTTCCTGCTGCTGGCCCTGCAGGATCAGCCGAACCTGCGCGCTACCCGCGCCGCACTGAACCTGGACGCCGACACCTTCGCCCGCACCCTGGCCTCACTGACCACCGAGGGCCTGACCAGCGAGACGGGCCGCGTGTACGCCGCGGCCACCATCCGCGAGCACCTGCACCAGATTCACGTTCACGCCGCGCTGCTGCACCTGCGCCTGGCCCGCGCCCTGCCCGGGGACGCCGCGTGGCCCCACTACGACCGCAGCCGCGACCTGTGGGAGGACGCCGACGAGACCCGCGCCGCCCACGCCGCCCGCCAGCACGCCCAGGCGCAGCTGAAACGCGGTCATCCCGGCCAGGCCGCCGCGCTCCTCGATACCCTCACGCACCTGCCAGCGCTGGCGGTGACGCACGCCTGGGCGCTGATCGGCGTGGGCCGCTACCAGGACGCCCTGAACCGCCTGACCGCCCTCAGCGCCCACGACCAGCAGGTCAGTGACGCCCTGGCCGCCCGCGCGGTCACCCTGATCCGGCTGGGCCGCACCGACGAGGCCGTCGCCCTGGCCGATCAGATCAGCGGCAGCGGCCCTGACGCCGCGCACGCCGCCAGCGTCCGCGCGCACGCCGCCCGCATGCGAGAACAGTGGGAGGACGCCCGCCGCCACGCCACGCTGGCCGCCCAGCTGTGGAACCTGCACGGCGACGACGAGGCGCAGCTGACCGAGCTGGGCATGGTCGCCCGCGCCCAGGTTGGACTGGGTGAGGCGCCAGACGCGGTCTTCGAGCCGCTGCTGGAGCGCGCCCGCGGCATTCCCAGCGCCCGCAGCCGGCTGCTGCTGAACTACGTGATGCTGCTGGGGGCCCTCGGCCAGCACGGGCAGGCTGAGGCGCTGTACCCCGACCTGATGCAGGCCCTTCAGGACGCCGGGGATACCTTCGGGCTGGCCAACGTGCACATCAACCGCGGCGTGGACGCCCACGAGCGGGGCGACCTGACCAGCGCCGCCGAGCAGTACCGCGCGGCCATCACGTACCTGCGCGGCACCGGCAACACGCGCCTGCTGGGCGTCGCCCTGAGCAACCTCAGCGAGATTGATCACAACCTCAGCGCCTTCGAGGACGCCCTGACCCTGCTGGCCGCCGCCGGACAGCACGACCTGGTCGCGCAGATCCGCCGCAACGCCCAGCTCACGACGCCCTGA
- a CDS encoding DNA gyrase subunit B, whose amino-acid sequence MTQTDESTVQDITTTTGPSAEYTAADISVLEGMDAVRKRPGMYVQGGTGVDGYHQLLTEIIDNGIDEGLAGFADEIHIILHADGAATVTDNGRGIPIDIMQSKGRPAIEVIFSELHAGGKFGQGAYKVSGGLHGVGSTVVNALSLYLDVTVNKHGHLHNVRFEKGMLVKPLRDEGPTPKDVTWATRVSFHPDPAIFKEFDNQFNYDRIRNRLRELAYLTGLKIVIRDERTELHAGHVKEETFHEKGGVANFARALVTDDSKLLYDQPIVMRGKHSDVEVEVAFIHANTYASDNILTYANMIRTRDGGTPLTGFKTAYTRILNKYAKDKNLIKNGNPVPSGDDLLEGIYCVVSVKLGDPQFESQAKVKLLNSEAQTAVNAVVGEKFAEFLEENPKVGKTIVEKAAEAARAREAARKARDIVRRSNPLENDDLPGKLADCSSQDPSESEMFIVEGISAGGSAKGGRERRFQAILPLRGKILNVEKAELNKILKNAEIRALIAAIGAGVEGTGDRMHFDLSNLRYHKIIIMTDADMDGGHIATLLLTFFYRYMRPIVEAGYLYIAQPPLYRIMVGREKKGTYLYTNEELKEHVARATKEGKKYDIQRFKGLGEMNADQLWDTTMNPETRALKRVEIEDLIVANEVFENLMGSDVAPRKTFIQENARFAEISV is encoded by the coding sequence ATGACCCAGACCGACGAATCCACCGTGCAGGACATCACCACCACCACCGGCCCCAGCGCCGAGTACACCGCCGCCGACATCAGCGTCCTCGAAGGCATGGACGCCGTGCGCAAACGCCCCGGCATGTACGTGCAGGGCGGCACCGGCGTGGACGGCTACCACCAGCTCCTGACCGAAATCATCGACAACGGCATCGACGAGGGCCTCGCCGGATTCGCCGACGAGATCCACATCATCCTGCACGCCGACGGCGCCGCCACCGTCACCGACAACGGGCGCGGCATTCCCATCGACATCATGCAGAGCAAGGGCCGCCCCGCCATCGAAGTGATCTTCAGCGAACTGCACGCCGGTGGCAAGTTCGGCCAGGGCGCCTACAAGGTCTCCGGCGGCCTGCACGGCGTGGGCTCCACGGTCGTGAACGCCCTGAGTCTCTACCTGGACGTCACCGTCAACAAGCACGGCCACCTGCACAACGTGCGCTTCGAGAAGGGCATGCTGGTCAAGCCCCTGCGCGACGAAGGCCCCACGCCCAAGGACGTCACCTGGGCCACCCGCGTGAGCTTCCACCCGGACCCCGCGATCTTCAAGGAGTTCGACAACCAGTTCAACTACGACCGCATCCGCAACCGCCTGCGCGAACTGGCGTACCTGACGGGCCTGAAGATCGTCATCCGTGACGAACGCACCGAACTGCACGCCGGGCACGTCAAGGAAGAAACCTTCCACGAAAAGGGCGGCGTGGCCAACTTCGCCCGCGCCCTGGTCACCGACGACAGCAAACTCCTGTACGACCAGCCCATCGTCATGCGCGGCAAGCACAGCGACGTGGAGGTCGAGGTGGCGTTCATCCACGCGAACACCTACGCCAGCGACAACATCCTGACGTACGCGAACATGATCCGCACCCGTGACGGCGGCACCCCGCTGACCGGCTTCAAGACCGCGTACACCCGCATCCTGAACAAGTACGCCAAGGACAAGAACCTCATCAAGAACGGCAACCCCGTCCCCAGCGGCGACGACCTGCTGGAAGGCATCTACTGCGTCGTGTCCGTGAAACTGGGCGACCCGCAGTTCGAGTCGCAGGCGAAGGTCAAGCTGCTGAACAGCGAGGCCCAGACCGCCGTGAACGCCGTGGTCGGCGAGAAGTTCGCCGAGTTCCTTGAGGAGAACCCCAAGGTCGGCAAGACCATCGTTGAGAAGGCCGCCGAGGCCGCCCGCGCCCGCGAGGCCGCCCGCAAGGCCCGCGACATCGTGCGCCGCAGCAACCCCCTGGAAAACGACGACCTGCCCGGCAAGCTGGCTGACTGCTCCAGTCAGGACCCCAGCGAATCCGAGATGTTCATCGTGGAAGGCATCAGTGCAGGCGGCTCCGCCAAGGGCGGCCGTGAACGCCGCTTCCAGGCGATCCTCCCGCTGCGCGGCAAGATCCTGAACGTCGAGAAGGCCGAGCTGAACAAGATCCTGAAGAACGCCGAGATCCGCGCCCTGATCGCCGCGATCGGCGCGGGCGTCGAGGGCACCGGCGACCGCATGCACTTTGACCTGTCGAACCTCCGCTACCACAAGATCATCATCATGACCGACGCGGACATGGACGGCGGGCACATCGCCACGCTGCTGCTGACCTTCTTCTACCGCTACATGCGCCCCATCGTCGAGGCCGGGTACCTGTACATCGCGCAGCCACCCCTGTACCGCATCATGGTCGGCCGCGAGAAGAAGGGCACGTACCTCTACACCAACGAGGAACTCAAGGAGCACGTCGCGCGCGCCACGAAGGAAGGCAAGAAGTACGACATCCAGCGCTTCAAGGGTCTGGGCGAGATGAACGCCGACCAGCTGTGGGACACCACCATGAACCCCGAAACCCGCGCCCTCAAGCGCGTGGAGATCGAGGACCTGATCGTCGCGAACGAAGTCTTCGAGAACCTGATGGGCAGCGACGTCGCCCCCCGCAAGACCTTCATTCAGGAGAACGCCCGCTTCGCTGAAATCAGCGTCTAA